From one Streptobacillus ratti genomic stretch:
- a CDS encoding DUF1361 domain-containing protein, with protein sequence MRKTFIKYSLISLGFAILSNLIYPKYYFLTWNLFLAYVPFYISNIKKKNIFVDIILSFIALIFYPNAVYLFTDLIHISNLTFYKRGAEVVYFMNYLNWIKVSLIFLAVIISMKLSYLAINNYVKKYRMSKFTKYTFYSVVSFLTGLAVFVGRFIRLNSWDLFIYPSKTFYVFIKQINTENIKYILLFAFIQLFVIILEEE encoded by the coding sequence ATGAGAAAAACATTTATAAAATATAGTTTAATTTCTTTAGGATTTGCTATACTTTCAAATTTAATTTATCCCAAATATTATTTTTTAACATGGAATTTATTTTTAGCATATGTTCCATTTTATATTAGCAATATAAAGAAGAAAAATATTTTTGTAGATATTATTTTATCTTTCATTGCATTAATATTTTATCCTAATGCAGTTTATTTATTTACAGATTTAATACATATTAGCAATTTAACTTTTTATAAAAGAGGAGCTGAAGTAGTTTATTTTATGAACTATTTAAATTGGATAAAAGTTTCCCTTATATTTCTAGCTGTTATTATTTCTATGAAATTAAGTTATCTTGCAATAAATAATTATGTTAAGAAGTATAGAATGAGTAAATTTACAAAATATACTTTTTATTCAGTGGTTTCATTTTTAACAGGTCTTGCAGTTTTTGTGGGAAGATTTATTAGATTAAATTCATGGGACTTATTTATTTATCCAAGTAAAACTTTTTATGTTTTTATTAAACAAATAAATACTGAGAATATTAAGTATATATTATTGTTTGCATTTATACAATTATTTGTAATAATTTTAGAGGAGGAATAA
- a CDS encoding MFS transporter has protein sequence MTKKYTLMQILYWAMFSSVYAFANSFLSSRGFNSTLIGTIMALSSFFSVLLQPLTAKFIEIYKPITVKNSLVASMGLVLVNALFISYTSNKIMVSVFFVILITGLLNAQTYMYTFIFQYINKGENVNFGLARGMGSAAFAISSYFYGLLGSKIGFEFIPIWATILSLFVIFVIISFKDIKKEIINNELELKTNFIDFFHKYNKFCYVLLGMVFVFFTHTTLNTFMRNILESLGRGSEEVGIGFMLSAVVELPAMFYILKLNQKFGYSKLLKISSIAFLTKVIITYATLLTGNITLFYIAQITQFAGYAIYVPVSVYYTNHIMEEKDRIKGQAYMAVSATIGSILGNLLGGKIIEIYSLNFMLLTSLILSFIGTVILMLNLEDK, from the coding sequence ATGACTAAAAAATATACTTTGATGCAAATATTATATTGGGCAATGTTTAGTTCTGTATATGCTTTTGCAAATAGCTTTTTAAGTTCGAGAGGATTTAATTCAACATTAATTGGAACTATTATGGCATTGTCTTCATTTTTTTCTGTTTTATTACAACCTTTAACGGCAAAATTTATTGAGATTTATAAGCCAATAACAGTAAAAAATTCACTTGTAGCATCAATGGGATTAGTTTTAGTAAATGCTTTATTTATTAGTTATACAAGTAATAAGATTATGGTTTCAGTATTTTTTGTAATTTTAATTACAGGATTACTTAATGCTCAAACATATATGTATACTTTTATATTTCAATATATAAATAAGGGAGAAAATGTAAATTTTGGGTTAGCAAGAGGTATGGGATCTGCTGCATTTGCAATTTCATCATATTTTTATGGATTATTAGGTTCTAAGATAGGATTTGAATTTATACCTATATGGGCAACTATATTATCATTGTTTGTTATATTTGTCATCATTAGTTTTAAAGATATAAAGAAAGAAATAATAAATAATGAATTAGAACTTAAAACAAATTTTATAGATTTTTTTCATAAGTATAATAAGTTTTGTTATGTACTTTTAGGAATGGTATTTGTATTTTTTACACATACTACTTTAAATACATTTATGAGAAATATTTTAGAAAGTTTAGGTAGAGGTTCGGAAGAAGTAGGTATAGGGTTTATGCTATCTGCTGTAGTTGAATTACCAGCCATGTTTTATATATTGAAACTAAATCAAAAATTTGGTTATTCAAAATTATTAAAAATATCATCTATTGCCTTTTTAACAAAGGTAATAATAACATATGCTACACTTTTAACAGGTAATATTACCTTATTTTATATAGCACAAATTACACAATTTGCTGGATATGCAATATATGTACCTGTTTCAGTTTATTATACAAATCATATTATGGAAGAAAAAGATAGAATAAAAGGACAAGCTTATATGGCTGTATCAGCAACTATAGGTTCTATATTAGGAAATTTATTGGGTGGGAAAATAATTGAAATATATTCATTAAATTTCATGTTATTGACTTCTTTAATCTTATCTTTTATAGGAACTGTAATATTAATGTTAAATTTAGAAGATAAATAA
- the nrdF gene encoding class 1b ribonucleoside-diphosphate reductase subunit beta, producing MEKKIYKAVNWNTLDNDYVETFWEQNLRQFWIDTEYIPSKDIDSWNSLSFEMRETYKKVLGGLTLLDTLQSHTGMPKIIDHIESLQCRSVLSYMCMMESIHAKSYSTIFTTVASTEEINEIFRWVQNNQYLQFKAEKIDEYYQCLNNPNATPREIYMALVASVFLESYLFYSGFFLPLWLSGHGQMVASSDIIKKIIADESIHGVFVGKLAQEIFEEMTFVEKESVKKEIMNLFYELYENELKFTDEIYSDVGLTSEVKEYIRYNGNKALMNLGFKEEFEIKEVNAIVLNGLNVETTQHDFFSKKSTNYEKTLEVVHLNDDDWKEDFDTDLDI from the coding sequence ATGGAAAAAAAGATATATAAAGCTGTTAATTGGAATACATTAGATAATGATTATGTAGAAACATTTTGGGAACAAAATTTAAGACAATTTTGGATAGATACAGAATACATACCATCAAAGGATATTGATTCATGGAATTCTTTATCATTTGAAATGAGAGAAACTTATAAAAAGGTATTAGGAGGATTAACATTACTTGATACATTACAATCTCATACAGGTATGCCTAAGATTATAGATCATATTGAATCACTGCAATGTAGATCGGTTCTATCATATATGTGTATGATGGAATCTATACATGCTAAATCATATTCAACAATATTTACTACAGTTGCTTCAACTGAAGAAATAAATGAGATATTTAGATGGGTACAAAATAATCAATATTTACAATTTAAAGCAGAAAAGATTGATGAATATTATCAATGTTTAAATAATCCTAATGCTACTCCAAGAGAAATATATATGGCATTAGTAGCATCTGTTTTTTTAGAATCATACCTATTTTATAGTGGATTTTTCTTACCACTTTGGCTTTCTGGTCATGGTCAAATGGTTGCAAGTTCAGATATTATTAAAAAAATAATTGCTGATGAATCTATACACGGTGTTTTCGTAGGTAAATTAGCTCAAGAAATATTTGAAGAAATGACATTTGTTGAAAAAGAAAGTGTTAAAAAAGAAATAATGAATTTATTTTATGAATTATATGAAAATGAATTGAAATTTACTGATGAGATATATTCAGATGTTGGACTTACATCAGAAGTTAAGGAATATATTAGATATAACGGGAATAAGGCTTTAATGAATTTAGGATTTAAGGAAGAATTTGAAATTAAAGAAGTTAATGCTATAGTATTAAATGGATTAAATGTTGAAACTACACAACATGATTTCTTTTCTAAAAAATCTACAAATTATGAAAAGACCTTAGAAGTTGTACATTTAAATGATGATGATTGGAAAGAAGATTTTGATACAGATTTAGATATTTAG